One part of the Hyalangium ruber genome encodes these proteins:
- a CDS encoding ABC transporter permease produces the protein MSPFPRLAVRNVARNRRRSLVTLAAVLLGVTAVLVTRGITDGFLRLMVDDVVRGRTGALQIHSVGYMASVDALPLEPNMAYDEALLSRVRAVPGVTGVSGRLVFAGLVSNGVSQTTFIGRGLDVAHEREAVPRFGFEVRTGGRVLATPDYAHALLGSELARSFQAEPSARVTLAASSPRGRANSLDVSVEGLSESSLPFENKRVVTVPLKLAQDLLGMEGRVTEVAVAVEDLGDLDRVAEDLRAALGPGYEVHTWQELQPFVRDIIRRQKFVLAIISTILFVIILTGIINTMLMSVFERVREVGTMLAVGVRRHQVLGLFLLEAVVLGLVGALAGMGLGSVIVGVLGVRGIPMENLGTGGPTLLRPELDPSFAGLTCAVAVVGAVIAAAWPAWRASRLNPVDALRSN, from the coding sequence ATGAGCCCCTTTCCCCGGCTGGCGGTGCGCAACGTGGCGCGCAACCGGCGCCGCAGCCTGGTCACGCTCGCCGCCGTGCTGCTGGGCGTGACCGCCGTGCTGGTGACGCGGGGGATTACGGATGGCTTCCTGCGGCTGATGGTGGATGACGTCGTCCGGGGCCGCACGGGAGCGCTGCAGATCCACTCGGTGGGGTACATGGCCAGCGTGGACGCGCTGCCGCTCGAGCCGAACATGGCGTACGACGAGGCGTTGCTCTCGCGGGTGCGAGCGGTGCCGGGCGTCACGGGTGTTTCGGGGCGGCTGGTGTTCGCGGGGCTGGTGAGCAACGGGGTGTCGCAGACGACGTTCATCGGGCGTGGGCTGGACGTGGCGCATGAGAGGGAGGCGGTGCCGCGCTTCGGCTTCGAGGTGCGCACGGGGGGCCGGGTGCTGGCCACGCCGGACTACGCCCACGCGCTGCTGGGCAGTGAGCTGGCGCGCTCCTTCCAGGCGGAGCCCTCGGCGCGGGTGACGCTGGCGGCCTCCAGCCCGAGGGGACGGGCCAACTCGCTGGACGTCTCGGTGGAGGGGCTGAGCGAGTCGAGCCTGCCCTTCGAGAACAAGCGGGTGGTGACGGTGCCGCTGAAGCTGGCGCAGGACCTGCTGGGGATGGAGGGGCGGGTGACGGAGGTGGCGGTGGCGGTGGAGGACCTGGGAGACCTGGACCGGGTGGCGGAGGACCTGCGCGCGGCGCTGGGCCCGGGCTACGAGGTACACACCTGGCAGGAACTGCAGCCGTTCGTGCGGGACATCATCCGCCGGCAGAAGTTCGTGCTGGCGATCATCTCCACCATCCTGTTCGTCATCATCCTCACGGGCATCATCAACACCATGCTGATGAGCGTCTTCGAGCGGGTGCGAGAGGTGGGCACCATGCTGGCGGTGGGGGTGCGGCGGCACCAGGTGCTGGGGCTCTTCCTGCTGGAGGCGGTGGTGCTGGGCCTGGTGGGAGCGCTGGCGGGGATGGGGTTGGGCTCGGTGATTGTCGGGGTGCTGGGGGTGCGCGGCATTCCCATGGAGAACCTCGGCACGGGAGGGCCCACGCTCCTGCGGCCAGAACTGGATCCTTCGTTCGCGGGGCTGACGTGCGCCGTGGCGGTGGTGGGCGCGGTGATCGCGGCGGCGTGGCCGGCGTGGAGGGCCAGCCGGTTGAACCCCGTGGACGCGCTGCGCTCGAACTGA
- a CDS encoding ABC transporter permease gives MTLLALATRNLMRNRRRTAISLAALVVGVGAMVVLRGLVNGQQRIILENIVYGQLGAVQVHRAGYLAHVQGSPLSLDMEDSEALRRQLTSVPGVHGVSPRLAFGGMLSMPEPQGVEEGEPRTAFLQLLAFDPALEPRVTPKRMTWLGQGAFLSKVDAPELMLNADLARGLGTGVMDAKAPPPEEQWPALLAADRDGALNGEGLRISGMLVSATPGDRRVGYLPLATAQRVLRMEGRVTEYALAVEPLEHARRVRDALRASLGPGYEVHTWEEVFPFIAQILGQQDFLFGILSTVFLAAVLLGIVNVMLMNVLERVREIGTMMAVGMRRRSIILLFLLEGGVLGLVGGAVGALVGGAVTLWLHERGILLPSPGANVDSIIRPSVSFLYLMYVVGLATVGASLAALWPAWRASRLRPVEALASV, from the coding sequence GTGACGCTCCTCGCCCTCGCCACGCGCAACCTCATGCGCAACCGCCGCCGGACGGCCATCTCCCTGGCGGCGCTGGTGGTGGGAGTGGGGGCGATGGTGGTGCTGCGAGGCCTGGTGAACGGGCAGCAGCGGATCATCCTGGAGAACATCGTCTACGGGCAGCTGGGCGCGGTGCAGGTCCACCGTGCGGGGTACCTGGCGCACGTGCAGGGCTCGCCGCTGTCGCTGGACATGGAGGACTCGGAGGCGCTGCGCCGCCAGCTCACCTCGGTGCCGGGAGTCCACGGGGTGTCACCGCGCCTGGCCTTCGGGGGCATGTTGTCCATGCCGGAGCCGCAGGGGGTGGAGGAGGGCGAGCCGCGCACGGCCTTCCTGCAACTGCTGGCGTTCGACCCGGCGCTGGAGCCGAGGGTGACGCCCAAGCGGATGACGTGGTTGGGGCAGGGGGCGTTCCTGTCGAAGGTGGACGCGCCGGAGCTGATGCTCAACGCGGACCTGGCGCGGGGCCTGGGGACGGGGGTGATGGATGCGAAGGCGCCTCCGCCCGAGGAGCAGTGGCCGGCGCTGCTGGCGGCGGACCGGGACGGGGCGCTCAACGGCGAGGGCCTGCGCATCTCGGGCATGTTGGTGTCGGCGACGCCGGGGGACCGAAGGGTGGGTTACCTGCCGCTGGCCACGGCACAGCGGGTGCTGCGCATGGAGGGCCGCGTCACAGAGTACGCGTTGGCGGTGGAGCCGCTGGAGCATGCGCGGCGGGTGCGGGATGCGCTGCGGGCCTCGCTGGGGCCGGGCTACGAGGTGCATACCTGGGAGGAGGTGTTCCCCTTCATCGCGCAGATCCTGGGGCAGCAGGACTTCCTGTTCGGCATCCTGAGCACGGTGTTCCTGGCGGCGGTGCTGCTGGGCATCGTGAACGTCATGCTGATGAACGTGCTGGAGCGGGTGCGGGAGATCGGCACGATGATGGCGGTGGGGATGCGGCGGCGGAGCATCATCCTGCTCTTCCTCTTGGAGGGCGGAGTGCTGGGGCTGGTGGGCGGAGCGGTGGGAGCGCTGGTGGGCGGGGCGGTGACGCTCTGGCTGCACGAGCGGGGCATCCTGCTGCCGTCGCCGGGGGCGAACGTGGACAGCATCATCCGGCCCAGCGTCTCCTTCCTCTATCTCATGTATGTGGTGGGGTTGGCGACGGTGGGTGCCTCGCTGGCGGCGCTGTGGCCGGCGTGGCGGGCCTCGAGGCTTCGGCCGGTGGAGGCGCTGGCGAGCGTATGA
- a CDS encoding GAF domain-containing protein yields the protein MIEAFAKIAEASKQLLETGFAPNHVNALLAQVGGMMKVDRVYVYENQPFPIRGRLLADARYGWNTAGVKSLQESTSQRQISLREVAPLWMEELVKGQAVSTGLLEAPPRMRLMMVENKTQALALAPIRVSKDFWGFVGFDDCQKARVWNAGELALLKSLAGGLATALRHQQMRSSLSQTRTQLAEMMLLGASR from the coding sequence ATGATCGAAGCCTTCGCGAAGATTGCAGAAGCCAGCAAGCAGCTGCTGGAGACGGGTTTCGCTCCGAACCACGTCAACGCGCTGCTCGCGCAGGTGGGCGGGATGATGAAGGTGGACCGGGTGTACGTGTACGAGAACCAGCCCTTCCCCATCCGGGGCCGGCTGCTGGCCGACGCGCGCTACGGGTGGAACACCGCCGGGGTGAAGTCGCTCCAGGAGTCCACCTCGCAGCGTCAAATCTCGCTGCGCGAAGTGGCGCCCCTCTGGATGGAGGAGCTGGTCAAGGGCCAGGCCGTCTCCACCGGCCTGCTCGAGGCGCCTCCCCGCATGCGGCTGATGATGGTGGAGAACAAGACCCAGGCCCTCGCGCTGGCCCCCATCCGGGTGAGCAAGGATTTCTGGGGTTTCGTCGGATTCGACGACTGCCAGAAGGCCCGGGTGTGGAACGCCGGGGAGCTGGCCCTGCTCAAGTCCCTGGCGGGCGGCCTGGCGACCGCTCTGCGCCACCAGCAGATGCGCTCCTCGCTCTCCCAGACGCGCACCCAGCTGGCGGAGATGATGCTGCTCGGCGCCAGCCGCTGA
- a CDS encoding serine/threonine-protein kinase: MASLDPTAISRPRTPNTISGYRLEKLVGMGGMGEVHKAVQLSLGRTVAVKLLNAELAKDPAFVARFEKEAAALASLSHPNVVSIVDKGQTDSTYYLVMEFVDGPSLRELMRSPLLSPQDGLKMMLEICRGVDYAHNRGIIHRDLKPENILFDKQAGSIAKVTDFGLASFMDDGGTARFALTSTHVSMGTLSYMAPEQRVDAKNADARADIFSLGVILYELLTGEVPLGTFDPPSKRKPGLDPRLDLIIGRCLKPDPAERYPTVAALAADLEPMVPATSSQAPRPLNRWQRVKLGVRSVVRFTAQVVAVLLVIAALAVLAVAWLRSGEKRVPRRPGAALAGELGPPSVRTLAGRLVRPPDRKVELVPDGPDPLSALVSGRPVSDAEKALVFPAVEGQSQTGLAVMDVVDLEGDLALFKADVLAEGPPPTPAVRARTVLYGPPPDPQVALLLVGTTGRYVALIQDGAGGPLALEWALGERRGTMLGQDSPEGVAHLEMEVDAEGVLRAFVGSGKDRRPIAEPLIIGPDWQKHFGTGAPRPAVGCIEGTCRVEGFSYAIKRAPPAPPSTTVAGLTPTPRPNPVPVKAVKPAPPPAKKPPAKAPPPKGGKRR, translated from the coding sequence ATGGCATCTCTCGACCCTACCGCGATCAGCCGCCCGCGTACTCCCAACACCATCAGCGGCTACCGCCTCGAGAAGCTCGTAGGCATGGGCGGCATGGGCGAGGTGCACAAGGCCGTGCAGCTCTCGCTCGGCCGCACCGTGGCCGTGAAGCTGCTCAACGCGGAGTTGGCCAAGGACCCGGCCTTCGTCGCCCGCTTCGAGAAGGAAGCCGCGGCGCTGGCCTCCCTCTCCCACCCCAACGTCGTCTCCATCGTCGACAAGGGGCAGACCGACTCCACCTATTACCTGGTGATGGAGTTCGTCGACGGCCCGTCCCTGCGCGAGCTCATGCGCTCGCCGCTGCTGTCGCCCCAGGACGGGCTGAAGATGATGTTGGAGATCTGCCGGGGCGTGGACTACGCGCACAACCGCGGAATCATCCACCGCGACCTGAAGCCGGAGAACATCCTCTTCGACAAGCAGGCCGGCAGCATCGCCAAGGTGACCGACTTCGGGCTGGCCTCCTTCATGGATGATGGCGGCACCGCGCGCTTCGCCCTCACCAGCACCCACGTCTCCATGGGCACGCTCTCGTACATGGCGCCCGAGCAGCGCGTGGACGCCAAGAACGCGGACGCGCGCGCCGACATCTTCTCGCTGGGCGTCATCCTCTACGAGCTGCTCACGGGCGAGGTGCCGCTGGGCACGTTTGATCCGCCCTCCAAGCGCAAGCCGGGCCTCGACCCGCGGCTGGACCTCATCATCGGCCGCTGCCTGAAGCCGGACCCCGCCGAGCGCTACCCCACCGTGGCCGCGCTGGCGGCGGACCTGGAGCCGATGGTCCCCGCCACCTCTTCCCAGGCGCCCCGGCCGCTCAACCGCTGGCAGCGCGTGAAGCTGGGTGTGCGCAGCGTGGTGCGCTTCACCGCCCAGGTGGTGGCCGTGCTGCTGGTGATCGCGGCGCTGGCCGTGCTGGCCGTGGCCTGGCTGCGCAGCGGAGAGAAGCGCGTGCCGCGCAGGCCGGGCGCCGCGCTCGCCGGAGAGCTGGGACCTCCGTCGGTCCGCACCCTGGCCGGGCGCCTGGTGCGGCCGCCTGATCGCAAGGTGGAGCTGGTCCCCGATGGACCGGATCCCCTGTCCGCCCTGGTCTCCGGTCGGCCCGTCAGCGACGCCGAGAAGGCCCTGGTGTTCCCGGCGGTGGAGGGCCAGTCCCAGACGGGGCTCGCCGTGATGGACGTGGTGGACCTCGAAGGAGACCTCGCCCTGTTCAAGGCCGACGTGCTCGCCGAGGGCCCTCCGCCCACCCCCGCCGTTCGCGCGCGCACCGTGCTCTACGGACCGCCGCCGGATCCGCAGGTGGCGCTGCTGCTCGTGGGCACCACAGGACGCTATGTGGCCCTCATCCAGGACGGAGCCGGCGGTCCGCTGGCGCTGGAGTGGGCCCTGGGCGAGCGCCGCGGCACCATGTTGGGGCAGGACTCGCCCGAAGGCGTGGCCCACCTGGAGATGGAGGTGGATGCCGAGGGTGTGCTGCGCGCCTTCGTGGGCTCCGGCAAGGACCGGCGGCCCATCGCCGAGCCCCTCATCATCGGCCCGGATTGGCAGAAGCACTTTGGCACCGGCGCCCCCCGCCCCGCCGTGGGCTGCATCGAGGGCACCTGCCGCGTGGAGGGCTTCAGCTACGCCATCAAGCGCGCGCCCCCGGCTCCGCCCTCCACCACCGTGGCCGGGCTGACCCCCACCCCTCGGCCCAACCCGGTGCCCGTCAAGGCGGTGAAGCCCGCTCCTCCCCCCGCCAAGAAGCCCCCGGCCAAGGCCCCGCCTCCCAAGGGAGGAAAGCGCCGATAG
- a CDS encoding DUF3858 domain-containing protein yields MRTSRGFFALLALAVGLAGCPRRSPSATDVLETAAERAQQGSGEARTLALAGFHAYLVSGDDAGAQARFDAAVAKDPGDPYALMGQHLLARRAAAVDRALAAALELVARAPTHPLSVSAARYILDQVGTSPGMDELILQGTQKGLDAGATGETAQLLRGSRMGVFLVRGDKEAAAGVAREVGSATVATLVGPFSPYHVLSFDEATGAEKDGSLAGPFTGPYGALTPRTLLAPDGRHRLDGEPGEADVYLLAFDAEVPTEGLYLARSVSSSAHKVWVNGALLLDRRSFAQPESTVLGRAVRLPAGKYRFLVKLTKDNATGNVAFSLPRVDGRPSEVRFTAATGPAPSWAGGVPVVESVPLFYPTTESLAAALEEEAGGLLATFLAARDGMGRDPDGARRLLANVEESVQTAALLGLRAEIAAQDRTVPTKVSRGRATRDLEATLVKDPRNAAALLLRAELALNDSQPAAALEVLKSALEVAGPSSYAVHLLRARAAVALEVDAQAEESLSAALAAQPKLCEALGLRYSLARRRDAAAQMDQLITEFTGCPGALARAAEHSRQRGDTAAAAKAYVELLARNPGDLSTGAALANLYLTLRRYDDAAATLRELSKLWPRNALLLKRLADVREYAGAPDEALALREQALAIDGSDLSVRRAIARARTGKELLQDYAIDGKAAIAAYEASRGEEDSAAAYVLDAAAVQVFPGNTLVNRIHIIQKALEQSGIQEIAEVNIPNGAQVLALRTIKADGTVLEPENIEGKDAISLPGVNVGDYVEVEYLLQESARGPAQPGFTASAFYFQIANMPNNWATYTVVAPKGTGMRVDAHGIKVTPPEVKGDTEVFFHEARRVPPFIPEPEAPWANNEYLPFVVVGAGTMGQERLVAVYADAFLDRSKRSAEIEAFAHKASEGKKGMEALKTLHAAIMKRIPGRDLGLAQSAASTLAQDRGSRLMLLKASLEVLGIPARLVSIHPFTTDPTPYLFPTESTLTYTALRVEVPGEGPVWVDTSMRFGPFGQLPETAMGERDAYLLPEPGRPLEKLKTPPRTEPPGKKVRLELELKADGQLVGKGEEVYSGFEAASLAEAFDALSAENRQQALQNAVARYFGGADLSSVKLEHAEEVGAPFILSYQLTVPRYGRPEGNKRIMLGPVTFPAMLGRRYVQLSSRDTPLFIDNSEASDTQVTVTLPEGWKLSDPQPELKVDSAFGSFRRTEKQEGRVLTITESLRMPRNRIPPKSYEAFSSFAGDVDLLQTRDLVLLTP; encoded by the coding sequence ATGCGCACCTCTCGTGGCTTCTTCGCGCTGCTCGCCCTCGCCGTCGGCCTCGCCGGCTGCCCCCGCCGTTCCCCTTCCGCCACCGACGTCCTCGAGACGGCCGCCGAGCGGGCCCAACAAGGCAGTGGCGAGGCGCGCACGCTCGCCCTCGCGGGCTTCCATGCGTACCTCGTGTCGGGGGATGACGCCGGCGCCCAGGCCCGCTTCGACGCCGCCGTCGCCAAGGATCCGGGCGACCCCTATGCCCTGATGGGGCAGCACCTGCTCGCCCGCCGCGCCGCCGCGGTGGACCGGGCCCTCGCCGCCGCGCTGGAGCTGGTGGCGCGCGCCCCCACCCACCCGCTCTCCGTCAGCGCGGCCCGCTACATCCTCGACCAGGTGGGCACCTCGCCGGGCATGGATGAGCTCATCCTCCAGGGCACCCAGAAGGGGCTCGACGCGGGCGCCACCGGTGAGACCGCCCAGCTGCTGCGCGGCTCGCGCATGGGCGTGTTCCTCGTGCGCGGCGACAAGGAGGCCGCGGCCGGCGTGGCGCGGGAGGTGGGCTCCGCCACCGTGGCCACGCTGGTGGGGCCCTTCTCGCCCTACCACGTGCTCTCCTTCGATGAGGCCACCGGGGCCGAGAAGGACGGCTCGCTGGCGGGCCCCTTCACCGGCCCCTACGGCGCGCTCACGCCGCGCACCCTGCTGGCGCCGGATGGGCGGCACCGGCTGGATGGAGAGCCGGGCGAGGCGGACGTCTATCTGCTCGCCTTCGACGCCGAGGTGCCCACCGAGGGCCTCTACCTGGCGCGCTCCGTCTCCTCGTCCGCCCACAAGGTGTGGGTCAATGGCGCGCTGCTGCTTGATCGACGCTCCTTCGCCCAGCCCGAGTCCACCGTGCTCGGCCGCGCGGTGCGGCTGCCCGCGGGCAAGTACCGCTTCCTGGTGAAGCTCACCAAGGACAACGCCACGGGCAATGTCGCCTTCAGCCTGCCGCGCGTGGATGGCCGCCCGTCCGAGGTGCGCTTCACCGCCGCCACGGGGCCCGCGCCCTCGTGGGCCGGGGGCGTGCCCGTCGTCGAGTCGGTGCCCCTCTTCTACCCCACCACGGAGTCCCTGGCCGCCGCGCTGGAGGAGGAGGCCGGCGGGCTGCTGGCCACCTTCCTGGCGGCGCGCGATGGCATGGGGCGCGACCCCGATGGGGCCCGGCGGCTGCTCGCCAACGTGGAGGAGTCGGTGCAGACGGCGGCCCTGCTCGGCCTGCGCGCGGAGATCGCCGCGCAGGACCGCACGGTGCCCACCAAGGTGTCGCGCGGCCGGGCCACGCGGGACCTGGAGGCGACGCTGGTCAAGGATCCGCGCAACGCGGCGGCGCTGCTGCTGCGCGCGGAGCTGGCCCTGAACGACAGCCAGCCGGCCGCCGCGCTCGAGGTGCTCAAGAGCGCGCTGGAGGTGGCGGGCCCCTCCAGCTACGCCGTACACCTGCTCCGGGCGCGCGCCGCCGTGGCGCTGGAGGTGGACGCCCAGGCCGAGGAGTCCCTGTCCGCCGCGCTGGCCGCCCAGCCCAAGCTCTGCGAGGCGCTGGGGCTGCGCTACAGCCTGGCCCGCAGGCGCGATGCCGCCGCGCAGATGGACCAGCTCATCACCGAGTTCACCGGCTGTCCCGGAGCGCTGGCCCGCGCCGCGGAGCACTCCCGCCAGCGCGGGGACACGGCCGCCGCCGCCAAGGCCTACGTGGAGCTGCTCGCGCGAAACCCGGGCGACCTCAGCACCGGCGCCGCGCTGGCCAACCTCTACCTCACGCTGCGCCGCTATGACGACGCGGCGGCCACGCTGCGCGAGCTGAGCAAGCTCTGGCCCCGCAACGCGCTGCTGCTCAAGCGGCTGGCGGACGTGCGCGAGTACGCCGGGGCCCCCGACGAGGCGCTCGCCCTGCGGGAGCAGGCCCTGGCCATCGACGGCAGCGACCTGTCCGTGCGCCGTGCCATCGCGCGGGCCCGGACGGGCAAGGAGCTCCTGCAGGACTACGCCATCGACGGCAAGGCGGCCATCGCGGCCTACGAGGCGTCCCGCGGCGAGGAGGACAGCGCCGCCGCGTACGTGCTGGACGCCGCCGCCGTGCAGGTCTTCCCGGGCAACACCCTGGTCAACCGCATCCACATCATCCAGAAGGCGCTGGAGCAGAGCGGCATCCAGGAGATCGCCGAGGTGAACATCCCCAACGGCGCCCAGGTGCTGGCCCTGCGCACCATCAAGGCGGACGGCACGGTGCTGGAGCCGGAGAACATCGAGGGCAAGGACGCCATCAGCCTGCCGGGCGTGAACGTGGGCGACTACGTGGAGGTGGAGTACCTGCTCCAGGAGAGCGCGCGCGGGCCCGCCCAGCCGGGCTTCACGGCCTCGGCCTTCTACTTCCAGATCGCCAACATGCCGAACAACTGGGCCACGTACACGGTGGTGGCGCCCAAGGGCACCGGCATGCGCGTGGACGCGCACGGCATCAAGGTCACGCCGCCCGAGGTGAAGGGCGACACGGAGGTGTTCTTCCACGAGGCGCGGCGGGTGCCGCCGTTCATCCCCGAGCCGGAGGCGCCGTGGGCGAACAACGAGTACCTGCCCTTCGTGGTGGTGGGCGCGGGGACGATGGGCCAGGAGCGCCTGGTGGCGGTGTACGCGGACGCCTTCCTGGACCGCTCCAAGCGCAGCGCGGAGATCGAGGCCTTCGCCCACAAGGCGTCCGAGGGCAAGAAGGGGATGGAGGCGCTCAAGACGTTGCACGCGGCGATCATGAAGCGCATCCCCGGCCGGGACCTGGGGCTGGCGCAGTCGGCCGCCTCCACCCTGGCGCAGGACCGGGGCAGCCGGCTGATGCTGCTCAAGGCGAGCCTGGAGGTGCTGGGCATTCCCGCGCGGCTGGTCTCCATCCACCCCTTCACCACGGACCCGACGCCGTACCTCTTCCCCACCGAATCGACGCTGACGTACACGGCGCTGCGGGTGGAGGTGCCGGGCGAGGGCCCGGTGTGGGTGGACACCTCGATGCGCTTCGGCCCCTTCGGCCAGCTCCCCGAGACGGCCATGGGCGAGCGCGACGCGTACCTGCTGCCCGAGCCCGGACGGCCGCTGGAGAAGCTGAAGACGCCACCGCGCACGGAGCCTCCCGGCAAGAAGGTGCGGCTGGAGCTGGAGCTGAAGGCGGACGGGCAGCTCGTGGGCAAGGGCGAGGAGGTGTACTCGGGCTTCGAGGCGGCCAGCCTCGCCGAGGCCTTCGACGCGCTGTCGGCGGAGAACCGCCAGCAGGCGCTGCAGAACGCGGTGGCTCGCTACTTCGGCGGCGCGGACCTCTCCTCCGTGAAGCTGGAGCACGCCGAGGAGGTGGGCGCGCCGTTCATCCTCAGCTACCAGCTCACCGTGCCGCGCTACGGCCGCCCCGAGGGGAACAAGCGCATCATGCTGGGGCCGGTGACGTTCCCGGCCATGCTCGGCCGGCGCTACGTGCAGCTCAGCTCCCGGGACACGCCCCTGTTCATCGACAACAGCGAGGCGAGCGACACCCAGGTGACCGTCACCCTGCCGGAGGGCTGGAAGCTCTCCGACCCCCAGCCGGAGCTGAAGGTGGACAGCGCCTTCGGCAGCTTCCGGCGCACGGAGAAGCAGGAGGGCCGGGTGCTCACCATCACCGAGTCGCTGCGCATGCCCCGCAACCGCATCCCCCCGAAGAGCTACGAGGCCTTCTCCAGCTTCGCCGGGGACGTGGACCTGCTGCAGACGCGGGACCTGGTGCTGCTCACTCCTTGA
- a CDS encoding isoaspartyl peptidase/L-asparaginase family protein has protein sequence MPSLPPSVRRALLAAVLPLLSLSPLGCASQQGAARDEAALASEPAPARKPAWGLVLHGGAGVISRENLTPEREAEVRAKLAEALQAGHAILAQGGTSLDAVTAAVRILEDSPLFNAGKGAVFNHDGQNELDAAIMDGRTLGAGSIAGVHHVKNPIALARRVMEQSPHVMMVGEGAEAFAKTQGIELVPPEYFRTEERWQQLQKALEKEKASAPSSRSTGTHWDGKFGTVGAVALDQAGNLAAGTSTGGMTNKRYGRVGDAPIIGAGTYANARCGVSATGHGEYFIRYTVARDICARLEYLELPLQEAAHSVVMDVLVKAGGEGGVVAMDAQGNVAMPFNSPGMYRGYVGADGTPHVAIFKE, from the coding sequence ATGCCCTCGCTGCCCCCCTCGGTCCGCCGCGCGCTCCTCGCCGCCGTGCTCCCGCTGCTGTCCCTGTCGCCGCTGGGCTGTGCCTCTCAGCAGGGCGCCGCGCGGGATGAGGCGGCCCTGGCCTCGGAGCCCGCTCCCGCGCGCAAGCCCGCCTGGGGCCTCGTCCTCCACGGCGGCGCGGGCGTCATCTCCCGCGAGAACCTCACCCCCGAGCGCGAGGCGGAGGTGCGCGCCAAGCTCGCCGAGGCGCTCCAGGCCGGCCATGCCATTCTCGCCCAGGGAGGCACCAGCCTCGACGCCGTGACCGCCGCTGTCCGCATCCTGGAGGACTCGCCCCTCTTCAATGCCGGCAAGGGCGCTGTCTTCAACCATGACGGCCAGAACGAGCTGGATGCCGCCATCATGGACGGGCGCACGCTGGGGGCGGGCTCCATCGCGGGCGTCCACCATGTGAAGAACCCCATCGCGCTGGCGCGGCGGGTGATGGAGCAGTCCCCGCACGTGATGATGGTGGGCGAGGGGGCGGAGGCCTTCGCCAAGACGCAGGGCATCGAGCTGGTGCCACCGGAGTATTTCCGCACCGAGGAGCGCTGGCAGCAGCTCCAGAAGGCGCTGGAGAAGGAGAAGGCCTCCGCGCCGTCTTCGCGCTCCACGGGAACCCATTGGGACGGGAAGTTCGGCACCGTGGGCGCGGTGGCGCTCGACCAGGCTGGAAACCTCGCCGCGGGCACCTCCACGGGCGGCATGACGAACAAGCGCTACGGTCGGGTGGGCGACGCGCCCATCATCGGCGCCGGCACCTACGCCAACGCGCGCTGCGGCGTGTCCGCCACGGGCCATGGCGAGTACTTCATCCGCTACACCGTCGCCCGCGATATCTGCGCGCGCCTGGAGTACCTGGAGCTGCCGCTCCAGGAGGCCGCCCACTCCGTGGTGATGGACGTGCTGGTGAAGGCCGGGGGAGAGGGCGGCGTCGTCGCCATGGACGCGCAGGGCAACGTCGCCATGCCGTTCAACTCCCCCGGCATGTACCGGGGCTATGTGGGCGCGGACGGCACGCCCCACGTGGCCATCTTCAAGGAGTGA